The nucleotide window agaattctAAAATGgctaatgaataaaaaaaattaacggtATAAATTGATATACATACAAATGTATCATGAAATATCATCAAAGTCATTatgaaaaacaattttcatattacttaaaaatattttttactagaGAAGGAGTATAAGCTTTtagaaagttttaaatattttgtccaCTTATAACATTATCTTTCATGTGTGTTAAGTGTTGGAATAGATGTTTTAGAGTCAATCTTCTTGATGATATAAATTCATAACGAATCATATTTGAACTTTCAAGTGGCAATGTTTATCAATAAGATCTCTGATTGTGAGGACTTTATGAGCATATATGTCAGCCAATTTAAAAATGTGTATAGGCACAAATAGTATAATAAGActatcataatgttgaatgaCTTTACTAAAAGATAGCAATAAATCTAACGTATCGAGATTGTGGATGTCAACCTAGTATAACACATAGGTATATATTAGGAGTATGTCTACTAAATTGACCTATCAAGAGAATTTCATATAGATGATAACTCCACTATGTGTGGAACATATTTTCTTAATTGACAGTGGTGCATATGATTCGTATACTTAAGAACATTGGAATGTCTTATGCACCAATTGGTCTAGTTTGACACTTGCCCAGCATAACCATTTTTTAGGGCTATTAGAATGGTAGTTATTGGATATGTTGGGATGTATAATGACATTATGATAGATCAACGAAGGATTTATCATTGTTGAATGCAAGGCTAGAATATCTCAACATGCTATTTGGTTATgacaataaactaaaatatatgaCCATAATAGGAATGGGTTTGTGCCAAATCCATTGTTAATGCGGTTGTTGCTTAATTAACCAAACATTTATGTCAATGATGAATTAATGTAGACACTACTATACCTCAACCTTATAAGAGATTGGTTGATAATAGAATTTGAATGCATGGTAATTGTACCATTAAAAAGGTTAGACATtagttttttattgattctttaTCGATTGGGTAGCAATGACGTTTTGCTAGAAACTACTCATGGTTTGAATAAATAGATGATTAATTGTGAATTAATCATGAATTTATTCATTATCAATATATAAGGAACATATATGTCACACATAATAATGACAAATAGCTATGGGTGAAAGGTTAAAGATTTATTACACATAGAGTAGATCAAATCTGAACATTATGATTTGGAGAGAAGAAATTCTCTCAAAAACTTCCATTCCTCATTCATCAATCCATGGTGATCTAGCAATCACCTGTGCCTCAAATGAGCcttaatattatcatatgttTATGGCTACCTTCATGTGGAAGAGTATAAGCTCTACTATAATGTAAGGAGTAGTGAAACTGTTCATAATTAATTTAGAGCATATTCCAGTTTGAAAGAGTCGTCAAACATAAGTTTGCATTatgaaactctttttttttatatttataacaaccCGTTGATCTCAGAGATAAGGTTTAGTAgtctagaaaaattatttttcaatttattccACTTGTCATatcatacaattttaattacagAAACCCAGCATGAAGTGTCTTTATAGGGAAAACCTTGTCTTTTGAACAAACTTTCTCTTCCTTAACAACCGATTTCATGTACTCTTAACAttttttgacattattttttCCATTCATGTAACTATATGTAGCTTTCACACTTGCAATAAGATAGCCCTCTTATTGGtaaatctttcaaaagatagaggcctctatataaataaaaatattagtcaaaataactTTCACACTTGAAAGCAAGGTAATTCTCTTAGATGTGCTATGATTGTTAACATGATTTTTATACATTCTGTCTTTGCatcaccaaaaaataaaaacttaataataCTTTGACTCAATGAGATATACTAAGATATGGAGAAACATAGTTCAAACATTTATATGACTATGTTATATTGGATTATATATCtactaatcattttatttatttatactaattgaACCAAACTGATTGACTTTCTTATGCTTACAAAGGTTTCAAAATCAGTAGCCCTTTTAAATAAGTCAACCAATTGTGCATTTGTATGGATATAATCTAAAGatatagttttttctttaataaattccCTAATGATGTCATGTCTAATATCAATGTGCTTCGTTTTTTAGTATTGAACaagatttttagatatttttatagCACTGATAGTACAACATTGTATGGTTCCATAATCTTGATAAAGCCCATAATCAAATAACATTTTGCTTTTCCTATCTTCCATGCTTCTTGCTCAATTGACATCACAGTAACTAACAAGAGTAGAGTTAATGCTAATTAGAATACTACAATCCAAACCCATATGTTCCGACCACATATTTAATGAGTCTTTGCACTTTTGCCAATTGACATTCCCTTGGATAAGCTTGGTTTGGAATGCACACACCAGCACAATAGCATATATTAAGCTTGCTAGTTGTAAGATACAACAAGCTTCCTATTGtgcttttatatatttctgtaTCTGCTTTTCTTctagtttcattttttgttagttttgcGAGGTTCTCATTGGTGTCTTAGCATGTTTTGAGGCATCTAaccaaaatttcattaacatttttttaacatatttggattgtgttataaaaatataattttatagttagCTTGATTTTTAATCCTAAGAATATACTTAATTCACTTACTGTGCTCATTTGTAAATGTAGCAATGGGTCATGTCAACCTGTGGGCTAGCACATtccataaaattttgaaatgatccAACGATGAAATTATTTGCAAATTTGCATGTCAAACCAAGGCTCACAAACATAATGAGTCGTGCTAGGGTATTGTAAGAAGGCTTACGGGTCAATCAGACATAAGCcaaaaaaattaggaaattaaaaaaaaaatgtaaataataataatataacaatgtATTTTTGGCAAGTTAGCCCGCCAAAAAGCCCATGAATGCATGACATAACATACTATGGGCCATGCATTGTCAGGGCTACATTTTTGCGAGCCTTAACTTGACATAACTCATGGCATAGTAGGATATGTGAATTTCAGTTTAACATGACCTGTTGACACCCCTACTCATTTGAAACTCTTTTTACAGTAAGTTGATGAATTTTTGAGTTTGAGCACATTATatggaacaaaataaaaaagcatctacataatttttgtacacaaaacatcatttttttattaatgaaaaaagtatTATCAACAATACTTATTTTGTGGCGATGATCTATAAGAAAGGTGGTTAGTCTTTTATACCATGCTTGTGGAGCTTATTCCAAATCATATAGCACCTTTTTAAGCTTACAAACATGATAAGacaggtgaagatcctcaatCCCAAATGGTTGTTTTACATGTACTTCTTCCAATaagaaatcattcaaaaatgcACTTTTTAAATCCATATGTTGtagtttaaatttcaaataacatGGAAGTGGAAGCATCGATTGTATGGACTCAAAGTCAAGCAATAGGAGcaaaagtttcatcaaagttgaTTTTGTCCGTTTGAGTATACCCTTGTGAAACATAACGGGTTTTCTTACTTACTATATTGTTGAACTCATCAAACTTGTTCTTAGATATCCATTTCTTgccaataatatttcattagttaAATGTGGTACTAGGTTTCAtacattatttttcttaaactgCTTAAGTTCTTCTTGCATAGCAGAAATCCAAGAATCATCCATCAGGACTTGTTTTGTATTCTTAAGCTCTTTCAATGAACAATAACAcgtatgattaattttattttgcaatttTCTCCATGTTACCATTATCGCTTATGCTTTCTAACAACAATTAATAGTGGTgaacttttttttctccctGATGGAGGTTCTCTTCTTGATTGATTTCTTGCTTATGTTACAATTACACCGtagtaatatttttcattaaaaataataccgccacttcttcttcaatattttaaatGCCCCTGGTTCACTTTAAAATTTCCCCATTTTTCGGATTCTTCTTAGACTTGGACTTCTGCTGTTTCGTctttgatttttgtttcttgGGTTTGGGCTGATCGACTTGTTTCTTCGGTTTCCCTTGTTCCTGCTTTCCCGAACTTGGTTTGCCCTGGTCGACAACTCTACAATTTTGCCTAATTTGTCCAGCATTTCCAACAAGAACTTCGATGCTCCCCATTTTAATCATGGCCTTGGCAAATCTCAGCCTAAATGCAGCATTATTTGATGCAAAGCTAGTAACAATTCCAGAAGTATATTTATCTGAAGCAAGTCGCTGGTCAATCTGCATAACTCCTCTCTTGAAAAGGGTCTGATTGTAGAATTGATTATCTAACACAAACGGTGTGCCTTGGTCCAAAAATGCAGTCGGGTCATTATTTCCGCTGCAAATCCTCTTGAGCTGGGCCATCAAAGCAGGATCCATGGTTGGATCAGGAGCATTGGTTCCCTGAAAATTTGAAAGCCGATCTTCGAAGAAGCTACAATGAGTAACACCAACAGTGTGACCTCCCAAAAGGGTTACCATATCATTTACAGTTAAGTTTTTGGCAGCAAAAACATTGATTGCATCAGAAACACTTATAGTTGGGCCTGGTAAGAAAACTTCATCAGGATTTTATATAAGACCGTCGCGCCTTCCAGTAGGCACTGCGTAAAAGGGCCCTTTGGAGAGAGCCACTGCTTCGCGGGTGGCGAGAGTTATAATATCTGCACAAGAGACGGTCGAAGGGCATTCCTTCTCTAGGGCCAGCTTGGCCTCGTCAATGAGCTCGTAATCTCGAACAGTCTGGTTGGCACCTGCATCTTTTTCTGATTTCGTGGTATTAGTTGAGTCTATAAGAATTGATGCGTCGCAACCCTAAGAATGAATAATATATGGATAAATTAGTTCATATAAATGCCTAAAAAAGGATCCAATATGCATTATGCAGGGGTTAGTAAAAATGCATGCAAAGAAATAGAGGCcgtttttatattttctttgcaAAGCAATTGAGTTTAATCTAAGCGATTACACGGAGAAAAATGAAGTAAATTCAATAGATAATGTGAAAGACATGCATTCTCtatattgagaaaaaaattaattacttactCTAACAAAGCAATCATGAAAATGCATGCGAAGGAGGGCAGCCGTTACTGAAGGAGTTGTGCTGAATCGCTTGGTAACTATTTGGCGAATGATTGATTCAGCTCTTGGACAAGTAGAGCTGTAAAAACCAACCTTCAATTGCGCCAATGCAAGTGGAAAAAGAATGAAGAGCAAGAGAAGAAAGGAGCACTTGTTTCCCATTTTCTCTAGCTGTATTGATTGGTTGAGTTAGCGAGCAATGAAGGACTTAAAGTGACAGCAGGTGAATATATAAATCtcacaatgtttttaaaattagagcgTTGATCAAATTAGTTGTCTCATTGgcttataatttgattaattcaatcGAACATCGATCGGTTTACTtactatcaaattataataaatagattttatttaaaaatttataaaaaataaaattacttaagaTACCTATACTTATAGagattaaaacatattttttttaaggaataacaattattcatttgattttaatgaaacaattaaaataaaaaaaatt belongs to Mangifera indica cultivar Alphonso chromosome 2, CATAS_Mindica_2.1, whole genome shotgun sequence and includes:
- the LOC123207412 gene encoding LOW QUALITY PROTEIN: peroxidase 57-like (The sequence of the model RefSeq protein was modified relative to this genomic sequence to represent the inferred CDS: substituted 1 base at 1 genomic stop codon), translated to MGNKCSFLLLLFILFPLALAQLKVGFYSSTCPRAESIIRQIVTKRFSTTPSVTAALLRMHFHDCFVRGCDASILIDSTNTTKSEKDAGANQTVRDYELIDEAKLALEKECPSTVSCADIITLATREAVALSKGPFYAVPTGRRDGLIXNPDEVFLPGPTISVSDAINVFAAKNLTVNDMVTLLGGHTVGVTHCSFFEDRLSNFQGTNAPDPTMDPALMAQLKRICSGNNDPTAFLDQGTPFVLDNQFYNQTLFKRGVMQIDQRLASDKYTSGIVTSFASNNAAFRLRFAKAMIKMGSIEVLVGNAGQIRQNCRVVDQGKPSSGKQEQGKPKKQVDQPKPKKQKSKTKQQKSKSKKNPKNGEILK